In a genomic window of Balaenoptera ricei isolate mBalRic1 chromosome 3, mBalRic1.hap2, whole genome shotgun sequence:
- the SF3A2 gene encoding splicing factor 3A subunit 2 produces the protein MDFQHRPGGKTGSGGVASSSESNRDRRERLRQLALETIDINKDPYFMKNHLGSYECKLCLTLHNNEGSYLAHTQGKKHQTNLARRAAKEAKEAPAQPAPEKVKVEVKKFVKIGRPGYKVTKQRDTEMGQQSLLFQIDYPEIAEGIMPRHRFMSAYEQRIEPPDRRWQYLLMAAEPYETIAFKVPSREIDKAEGKFWTHWNRETKQFFLQFHFKMEKPPAPPSLPAGPPGVKRPPPPLMNGLPPRPPLPESLPPPPPGGLPLPPMPPSGPAPSGPPGPPQLPPPAPGVHPPAPVVHPPASGVHPPAPGVHPPAPVVHPPASGVHPPAPGVHPPAPGVHPPAPGVHPPAPGVHPPPSAGVHPQAPGVHPPAPAVHPQAPGVHPPAPAVHPQAPGVHPPAPGVHPPAPGIHPQPPGVHPPPPGVHPPAPGVHPQPPGVHPSNPGVHPPTPMPPMLRPPLPSEGPGNIPPPPPTN, from the exons ATGGACTTCCAGCATCGCCCTGGAGGCAAGACCGGGAGCGGGGGCGTGGCCTCCTCCTCTGAGAGCAACCGGGACCGCAGGGAACGCCTCCGGCAGCTGGCCCTGGAGACGATCGACATCAACAAG GACCCGTACTTCATGAAGAACCATCTGGGCTCCTACGAGTGCAAGCTGTGCCTGACGCTGCACAACAATGAG GGGAGTTACCTCGCGCACACCCAAGGGAAAAAGCATCAGACTAACTT GGCCCGGCGAGCAGCCAAGGAGGCCAAGGAGGCCCCCGCCCAGCCGGCGCCAGAGAAGGTCAAGGTGGAGGTGAAGAAGTTCGTGAAGATCGGCCGCCCGGGCTACAAAG TGACCAAGCAGAGGGACACGGAGATGGGTCAGCAGAGCCTCCTCTTCCAG ATCGACTACCCCGAGATCGCCGAGGGCATCATGCCCCGCCACCGCTTCATGTCCGCCTACGAGCAGAGGATCGAGCCTCCGGACCGGCGCTGGCAGTACCTGCTCATGGCCGCCGAGCCCTACGAGACCATCGCCTTCAAG GTGCCAAGCAGGGAGATTGACAAGGCTGAAGGCAAGTTTTGGACTCACTGGAACCGGGAAACTAAGCAG TTTTTTCTCCAGTTCCACTTTAAGATGGAGAAGCCACCGGCCCCACCGAGCCTCCCCGCCGGGCCTCCTGGGGTGAAGCGACCCCCACCCCCGCTGATGAATGGTTTGCCCCCTCGGCCGCCACTGCCCGAGTCgttgcccccgcccccgccaggaggcctgcccctgccccccatgCCGCCCAGTGGGCCTGCGCCCTCAGGACCCCCAGGCCCTCCTCAGCTGCCCCCACCGGCTCCCGGTGTCCACCCCCCAGCACCAGTGGTCCACCCCCCAGCGTCTGGAGTGCaccccccagctcctggggtcCACCCCCCGGCACCAGTGGTCCACCCACCAGCATCTGGGGTCCACCCCCCTGCTCCAGGGGTCCATCCCCCAGCCCCGGGGGTCCACCCTCCAGCGCCAGGGGtccaccctccagcccctggtgtCCATCCTCCCCCATCTGCTGGGGTTCACCCCCAGGCCCCAGGGGTGCACCCACCAGCTCCTGCAGTTCACCCCCAGGCCCCGGGGGTGCACCCACCAGCTCCTGCAGTTCACCCCCAGGCCCCAGGGGTCCATCCACCAGCTCCCGGGGTCCACCCACCAGCCCCCGGGAtccacccccagcctcctggggtccaccccccacctcctggGGTCCATCCTCCAGCTCCTGGGGTCCATCCCCAGCCTCCTGGAGTTCACCCCTCAAATCCCGGGGTGCACCCCCCGACTCCCATGCCCCCGATGCTGAGACCCCCGCTGCCCTCCGAAGGCCCTGGGAacattcctccccctccccctaccaACTGA
- the AMH gene encoding muellerian-inhibiting factor translates to MQGPPLSQLALVLSAMGALLGARTLRGEVPSTPALPREPTPGSGGLIFHQDWDWPPPGIWPPGSPRDPLCLVTLDGGGNRSSAPLRVVGALSGYERAFLEAVRRARWGPRDLATFAVCPHRDGQPALPHLRQLQAWLGGPGGRRLVVLHLEEVTWEPTPSLRFQEPPPGGASPEELALMVLYPGPGPEVTVTGAGLPGAQSLCLSQDSSYLPLVVGRPEAAWRGPGLALTLRRRGNGAPLSTAQLQALLFGADSRCFTRMTPALLLLPPRGPAPMPAHGRLDSVPFPQPRPSPEPEETPPSADPFLETLTRLVRALRGPASRASPPRLALDPGALAGFPQGQVNLSDPSALERLLDGEEPLLLLLPPTAATAGVPAPLQGPASALWAAGLARRVAAELQAAAAELRGLPGLPPAANPLLARLLALCPEDPGGPGGPLRALLLLKALQGLRAEWRGRERSGSARAQRSAGAAATDGPCGLRELSVDLRAERSVLIPETYQANNCQGACGWPQSDRNPRYGNHVVLLLKMQARGAALERPPCCVPTAYAGKLLISLSEERISAHHVPNMVATECGCR, encoded by the exons ATGCAGGGTCCACCTCTCTCTCAGCTGGCCCTGGTGCTGTCGGCAATGGGGGCCCTGCTGGGGGCCAGGACCCTCAGGGGAGAGGTCCCCAGCACCCCGGCCCTGCCCAGGGAGCCAACCCCAGGCAGCGGAGGGCTCATCTTCCACCAAGACTGGGACTGGCCACCCCCTGGCATCTGGCCACCAGGCAGCCCTCGGGACCCCCTGTGCCTGGTGACCCTGGATGGGGGTGGCAACAGGAGCAGTGCTCCCCTGCGGGTGGTGGGGGCCCTGAGCGGCTATGAGCGGGCCTTCCTAGAGGCTGTGCGGCGCGCCCGCTGGGGGCCCCGGGACCTGGCCACCTTTGCAGTCTGCCCCCACAGAGACGGGCAGCCCGCCCTGCCCCATCTGCGGCAGCTGCAGGCGTGGCTTGGGGGGCCCGGGGGGCGGCGGCTGGTGGTCCTACACTTGGAGGAAG TGACGTGGGAGCCGACACCCTCGCTGAGGTTCCAGGAGCCTCCACCTGGAGGAGCCAGCCCCGAAGAGCTGGCGCTGATGGTGCTGTACCCAGGGCCTGGCCCGGAGGTCACCGTCACCGGGGCCGGGCTGCCCGGCGCCCAG AGCCTCTGCCTGAGCCAGGACTCCAGCTACCTGCCGTTGGTTGTGGGACGCCCCGAGGCGGCCTGGCGCGGGCCTGGGCTCGCCCTGACCCTGCGGCGCCGCGGAAACG GTGCGCCCCTGAGCACCGCCCAGCTGCAGGCGCTGCTGTTCGGCGCCGACTCCCGCTGCTTCACACGGATGACCCCGGCGCTGCTCCTGCTGCCGCCGCGGGGTCCCGCGCCGATGCCCGCGCACGGCCGGCTGGACTCGGTGCCCTTCCCGCAGCCCAG GCCGTCCCCAGAGCCCGAGGAGACGCCGCCCAGCGCCGATCCCTTCCTGGAGACGCTCACGCGCCTGGTGCGCGCACTGCGGGGACCCGCGTCCCGAGCCTCTCCGCCGCGTCTGGCCCTGGACCCGGGCGCGCTGGCCGGTTTCCCGCAGGGCCAGGTCAACCTGTCGGACCCCTCGGCACTGGAGCGCCTGCTCGACGGCGAGgagccgctgctgctgctgctgccgcccacGGCAGCCACCGCCGGGGTCCCCGCGCCACTGCAGGGTCCGGCGTCCGCGCTGTGGGCCGCGGGCCTAGCGCGCCGGGTGGCCGCCGAGCTTCAGGCGGCGGCCGCGGAACTGCGCGGCCTCCCGGGGCTGCCGCCCGCCGCCAACCCGCTGCTGGCACGCCTACTGGCGCTGTGCCCGGAGGACCCGGGCGGCCCCGGCGGCCCGCTGCGCGCGCTGCTGCTGCTGAAAGCGCTGCAGGGCCTGCGCGCCGAGTGGCGCGGGCGGGAGCGGAGCGGGTCGGCACGGGCGCAGCGCAGCGCCGGCGCCGCGGCCACCGACGGGCCGTGCGGGCTGCGCGAGCTGAGCGTGGACCTCCGCGCCGAGCGCTCGGTGCTCATCCCCGAGACGTACCAGGCCAACAACTGCCAGGGCGCGTGCGGCTGGCCGCAATCGGACCGCAACCCGCGGTACGGCAACCACGTGGTGCTCCTGCTGAAGATGCAGGCCCGCGGCGCCGCCCTGGAGCGCCCGCCCTGCTGCGTGCCCACGGCCTACGCCGGCAAGCTCCTCATCAGCCTGTCCGAGGAGCGCATCAGCGCGCACCACGTGCCCAACATGGTGGCCACCGAGTGTGGCTGCCGGTGA
- the JSRP1 gene encoding junctional sarcoplasmic reticulum protein 1 isoform X2, translating into MTTRALEELDGGLGSCQVEEDLSALPDPCPGRPREDRAQVTSRLADSSSWPRVSSRGPGVSAQGAPRVGDMLAKRDSQEPAAEGSPAGGVGAWPKKTEKEPVAKVASGPGPRSPARKKAQAASPSQPPPPPPPPPPVLSEELLWGHLTLNKCLVLASLVALLGSAFQLCREAVAGEAEAPAPVPEPWVPPSSALKEPASPLPKSVAWAPPLGPPEPPAKVEERAAVPGSSGAAGKDKGESEEAAEEERVPLANRGPKERRKKEERPRKERPRKERPQKEERPRRERPRKEERPWAAGEAIPRRWEAREGGHRAWAGESRDPEHRKRQAWASPRRPDEEDRPPGRQKRHAGKGRD; encoded by the exons ATGACAACCAGGGCCTTGGAGGAGCTGGATGGAGGCCTGGGCAGTTGCCAAGTGGAGGAGGACCTCTCTGCACTGCCTGACCCCTGCCCAGGCCGGCCCCGGGAGGACAGGGCTCAAG TGACATCCAGGCTGGCCGACTCCAGCAGCTGGCCCCGTGTGAGTAGCCGGGGCCCTGGGGTTTCAGCCCAGGGTGCCCCTAGAGTAGGGGACATGTTGGCCAAGAGG GACTCTCAGGAGCCGGCAGCTGAGGGCAGCCCCGCAGGCGGTGTGGGTGCTTGgcccaagaaaacagaaaaggagccTGTGGCCAAAGTGGCCTCCGGACCTG GCCCCCGGAGCCCCGCGCGGAAGAAGGCGCAGGCCGCGTCGCCCTCGcagccgccgcccccgcccccgcccccgcccccggtcCTGAGTGAGGAGCTGCTCTGGGGACACCTGACGCTCAACAAGTGCCTGGTGCTCGCCTCGCTCGTGGCGCTGCTGGGCTCCGCCTTCCAGCTGTGCCGCG AGGCCGTGGCGGGGGAGGCGGAAGCCCCTGCGCCTGTCCCTGAGCCGTGGGTCCCGCCGAGCTCGGCCCTGAAGGAGCCAGCGTCACCCCTG CCAAAGTCCGTGGCCTGGGCCCCCCCACTGGGACCGCCGGAGCCCCCGGCGAAGGTAGAGGAAAGGGCCGCGGTTCCCGGGAGCAGCGGGGCTGCAGGGAAGGACAAAGGGGAGTCTGAGGAGGCCGCTGAGGAGGAGCGCGTGCCGCTTGCCAACCGAGGGCCCAAGGAGAGGCGGAAGAAGGAGGAGAGGCCAAGAAAGGAGAGGCCCCGGAAGGAGAGGCCACAGAAGGAGGAGAGGCCGAGGAGGGAGAGGCCCCGGAAAGAGGAGAGGCCGTGGGCTGCCGGGGAGGCCATACCCCGACGCTGGGAGGCACGCGAAGGGGGCCATAGGGCATGGGCGGGAGAGTCCAGAGACCCCGAGCATAGGAAGAGGCAGGCCTGGGCCTCCCCGCGGCGCCCCGACGAGGAGGACCGGCCTCCCGGCCGCCAGAAGCGCCACGCGGGCAAGGGGCGGGACTGA
- the PLEKHJ1 gene encoding pleckstrin homology domain-containing family J member 1 isoform X2: MRYNEKELQALSRQPAEMAAELGMRGPKKGSVVKRRLVKLVVNFLFYFRTDEAEPVGALLLEHCRVTQEEPSGFSISFLEDPERKYHFECCSEEQCQEWMTALRRASYEFMRRSLIFYRNEIQKMTGKDPLEQFGISEEARFQLSGLKA, translated from the exons ATGCGCTATAACGAGAAGGAGCTGCAGGCGCTGTCCCGGCAGCCGGCCGAGATGGCAGCCGAGCTGGGCATGCGGGGCCCCAAGAAGGGCAGCG TGGTGAAACGGCGGCTGGTGAAGCTGGTGGTCAACTTCCTCTTCTACTTCCGGACGGACGAGGCGGAG CCCGTCGGAGCCCTGCTGCTGGAGCACTGCAGAGTCACTCAGGAAGAGCCCAGCGGCTTCTCCATCA GCTTCCTAGAGGACCCAGAGAGGAAGTATCACTTTGAGTGCTGCAGTGAGGAGCAATGTCAGGAGTGGATGACTGCTCTGCGTCGAGCCAG TTACGAGTTCATGCGGAGGAGCCTCATCTTCTACAGGAACGAGATCCAGAAGATGACTGGCAAG GATCCCCTGGAGCAGTTCGGCATATCGGAGGAGGCCAGGTTCCAGCTGAGTGGCCTGAAGGCATGA
- the JSRP1 gene encoding junctional sarcoplasmic reticulum protein 1 isoform X1, which produces MTTRALEELDGGLGSCQVEEDLSALPDPCPGRPREDRAQVTSRLADSSSWPRDSQEPAAEGSPAGGVGAWPKKTEKEPVAKVASGPGPRSPARKKAQAASPSQPPPPPPPPPPVLSEELLWGHLTLNKCLVLASLVALLGSAFQLCREAVAGEAEAPAPVPEPWVPPSSALKEPASPLPKSVAWAPPLGPPEPPAKVEERAAVPGSSGAAGKDKGESEEAAEEERVPLANRGPKERRKKEERPRKERPRKERPQKEERPRRERPRKEERPWAAGEAIPRRWEAREGGHRAWAGESRDPEHRKRQAWASPRRPDEEDRPPGRQKRHAGKGRD; this is translated from the exons ATGACAACCAGGGCCTTGGAGGAGCTGGATGGAGGCCTGGGCAGTTGCCAAGTGGAGGAGGACCTCTCTGCACTGCCTGACCCCTGCCCAGGCCGGCCCCGGGAGGACAGGGCTCAAG TGACATCCAGGCTGGCCGACTCCAGCAGCTGGCCCCGT GACTCTCAGGAGCCGGCAGCTGAGGGCAGCCCCGCAGGCGGTGTGGGTGCTTGgcccaagaaaacagaaaaggagccTGTGGCCAAAGTGGCCTCCGGACCTG GCCCCCGGAGCCCCGCGCGGAAGAAGGCGCAGGCCGCGTCGCCCTCGcagccgccgcccccgcccccgcccccgcccccggtcCTGAGTGAGGAGCTGCTCTGGGGACACCTGACGCTCAACAAGTGCCTGGTGCTCGCCTCGCTCGTGGCGCTGCTGGGCTCCGCCTTCCAGCTGTGCCGCG AGGCCGTGGCGGGGGAGGCGGAAGCCCCTGCGCCTGTCCCTGAGCCGTGGGTCCCGCCGAGCTCGGCCCTGAAGGAGCCAGCGTCACCCCTG CCAAAGTCCGTGGCCTGGGCCCCCCCACTGGGACCGCCGGAGCCCCCGGCGAAGGTAGAGGAAAGGGCCGCGGTTCCCGGGAGCAGCGGGGCTGCAGGGAAGGACAAAGGGGAGTCTGAGGAGGCCGCTGAGGAGGAGCGCGTGCCGCTTGCCAACCGAGGGCCCAAGGAGAGGCGGAAGAAGGAGGAGAGGCCAAGAAAGGAGAGGCCCCGGAAGGAGAGGCCACAGAAGGAGGAGAGGCCGAGGAGGGAGAGGCCCCGGAAAGAGGAGAGGCCGTGGGCTGCCGGGGAGGCCATACCCCGACGCTGGGAGGCACGCGAAGGGGGCCATAGGGCATGGGCGGGAGAGTCCAGAGACCCCGAGCATAGGAAGAGGCAGGCCTGGGCCTCCCCGCGGCGCCCCGACGAGGAGGACCGGCCTCCCGGCCGCCAGAAGCGCCACGCGGGCAAGGGGCGGGACTGA
- the PLEKHJ1 gene encoding pleckstrin homology domain-containing family J member 1 isoform X1 — MRYNEKELQALSRQPAEMAAELGMRGPKKGSVVKRRLVKLVVNFLFYFRTDEAEPVGALLLEHCRVTQEEPSGFSISFLEDPERKYHFECCSEEQCQEWMTALRRASYEFMRRSLIFYRNEIQKMTGKAECTTLGDAVKGVGPCWGRCEFSC, encoded by the exons ATGCGCTATAACGAGAAGGAGCTGCAGGCGCTGTCCCGGCAGCCGGCCGAGATGGCAGCCGAGCTGGGCATGCGGGGCCCCAAGAAGGGCAGCG TGGTGAAACGGCGGCTGGTGAAGCTGGTGGTCAACTTCCTCTTCTACTTCCGGACGGACGAGGCGGAG CCCGTCGGAGCCCTGCTGCTGGAGCACTGCAGAGTCACTCAGGAAGAGCCCAGCGGCTTCTCCATCA GCTTCCTAGAGGACCCAGAGAGGAAGTATCACTTTGAGTGCTGCAGTGAGGAGCAATGTCAGGAGTGGATGACTGCTCTGCGTCGAGCCAG TTACGAGTTCATGCGGAGGAGCCTCATCTTCTACAGGAACGAGATCCAGAAGATGACTGGCAAG GCTGAATGTACAACATTAGGTGATGCTGTGAAGGGCGTGGGCCCATGCTGGGGCCGCTGTGAATTCTCCTGCTGA